One genomic segment of Anguilla anguilla isolate fAngAng1 chromosome 2, fAngAng1.pri, whole genome shotgun sequence includes these proteins:
- the LOC118220075 gene encoding myosin-2 heavy chain, non muscle-like, which yields MNTETNAVLREIKDLQKNIKVLKQQCNGYKSTVASTRLQSMELKESCERMEAENFELKANLEQEKKFLEVQKESLEKKMRSTTNLHHEKERALQQKLAQQGLLHCAREIQLLSEIKVFEMNITTMTTEQEKNEDSYKAQIKELQERFSNLENSLSASKCENQKLKESLKDYSKTSMKLVEEIYSLQKNMGQERQMHEKSLIKSMTDKMQEKESTLKKKLAQQELLYSVRETQLLSEIKVLEMNNTTMTTEQQKNEDSYKTQVKELEERFSDLENSLSSSNCENQMLKESLKDYSKTSMNSAEEICGLQKTLEQECRMHEDEIKSFKSQMESMTDKMQEMESTLKKELAQKEATKNETKEKFDEYRESIHKVTKDRQNFLKAEIRFHQNKAKDTLVAYRESERALDREKNKTAILHRKLDELNKKLAENSGKSQMPQEAQAPLHEKDVSTHSGHSYGHSGHPSTHSGHPSTQSGHPSTQNGCASTHRSTHCGHPLNSMRWAVDQDRDRRQWDEGRPTFRGRRGYQKNPAPFNR from the exons gaaTCTTGTGAGAGAATGGAAGCGGAGAATTTCGAACTGAAGGCTAACTTGGAGCAGGAAAAGAAGTTCCTTGAGGTTCAAAAAGAAAGCCTCGAAAAAAAGATGAGAAGTACAACCAACCTGCATCATGAAAAGGAACGGGCACTACAGCA GAAACTGGCTCAGCAAGGACTACTTCATTGCGCGAGAGAGATTCAATTACTATCGGAGATCAAGGTGTTTGAAATGAACATTACGACAATGACCACGGAACAGGAGAAAAATGAGGATTCTTACAAGGCTCAG ATAAAAGAACTTCAAGAACGGTTTTCAAATTTGGAAAATTCCCTCAGCGCTTCCAAATGTGAAAATCAGAAGCTAAAG GAATCTTTGAAGGACTATTCAAAGACAAGCATGAAATTGGTTGAAGAGATTTACAGTCTTCAAAAAAACATGGGGCAGGAGCGTCAGATGCATGAAAAAAGCCTGATAAAGAGCATGACCGACAAGATGCAAGAGAAGGAGAGCACTCTAAAAAA GAAACTGGCTCAGCAAGAACTACTGTATTCCGTGAGAGAGACTCAATTACTGTCGGAGATCAAGGTGCTTGAAATGAACAATACGACAATGACCACGGAACAGCAGAAAAATGAGGATTCTTACAAGACTCAG GTAAAAGAACTTGAAGAACGGTTTTCAGATTTGGAAAATTCTCTCAGCTCTTCCAACTGTGAAAATCAAATGCTAAAG GAATCTTTGAAGGACTATTCAAAGACCAGCATGAATTCAGCTGAAGAGATTTGCGGTCTTCAAAAAACATTGGAGCAGGAGTGTCGGATGCATGAAGACGagataaaatcatttaaaagccAAATGGAGAGCATGACCGACAAGATGCAAGAGATGGAGAGCACTCTAAAAAA GGAACTGGCTCAAAAGGAAGCCACAAAAAATGAGACCAAAGAGAAATTTGATGAGTACAGAGAAAGCATCCATAAGGTCACAAAAGATCGCCAGAATTTTCTGAAAGCTGAG ataagatttcatcagaACAAAGCCAAAGACACTTTA GTGGCTTACCGTGAGTCAGAAAGAGCACTGGACAGGGAGAAGAACAAAACAGCCATTCTACATAGGAA GCTGGATGAGCTGAACAAAAAACTTGCCGAAAACTCTGGGAAATCTCAGATGCCTCAGGAAGCTCAGGCACCTCTTCATGAAAAAG ATGTTTCTACTCACAGCGGGCATTCCTATGGTCACAGCGGGCATCCGTCTACCCACAGCGGTCATCCCTCCACTCAAAGTGGTCATCCTTCAACTCAAAATGGTTGTGCCTCCACTCATCGCTCAACTCATTGTGGCCATCCCTTAAATTCAATGAGATGG GCTGTGGATCAGGACAGGGACAGGAGACAGTGGGATGAGGGACGGCCCACTTTCAGAGGCCGCAGAGGATACCAGAAGAACCCTGCTCCTTTCAATcgataa